One segment of Sulfobacillus thermosulfidooxidans DSM 9293 DNA contains the following:
- a CDS encoding tyrosine-type recombinase/integrase gives MNHRLSFPLADLITHVEEELKRVGYGSRTINRYQRPWVRLAAYMADRGLSYDTQVGLNFLEEVYHITIFTALTNEDRVRARAITVLNEYYLHGMVRPRYRKSAVSLLTRYSEVLADFQAAQQRQRSAVTLKGYEKYLGKFLLYLENHAVTELAQITAGTIVAYTDMLCSDTPATLYNALGALRVFLRHLHAQGLVAQDWSSTMPNVRRPPDAHLPSTFSTEEIEHILGAVDRANPTGKRNYAMLLLAARLGLRSGDIRHLTFADLRWEINVIDRVIEKTGKRVTLPLSEEVGMAIIDYVKYGRPTTDSNVVFLRHIPPIQPLTAPTLSGIVKQYMARGGVVPQSGHRSGPHAMRHALASRLLEDNVPLPVIAEVLGHRQTRTTGRYLKISVEQLRRCALPVPVFDWNVDKEVF, from the coding sequence ATGAACCATCGACTTTCGTTTCCGCTAGCTGACCTCATCACGCACGTCGAAGAAGAATTAAAACGGGTGGGCTATGGTTCCCGCACCATCAATCGCTACCAGCGCCCATGGGTCCGCCTCGCCGCATATATGGCGGATCGTGGCCTCAGCTATGACACCCAGGTAGGTCTCAACTTTCTGGAAGAGGTGTACCACATCACGATCTTCACGGCCCTCACCAATGAGGACAGGGTCCGTGCTCGGGCCATCACGGTCCTCAACGAGTATTACCTGCACGGCATGGTGCGACCACGGTATCGGAAATCGGCCGTGTCCCTGCTCACGCGATATTCGGAAGTTCTGGCCGACTTTCAAGCAGCCCAGCAAAGGCAACGGTCTGCAGTGACACTTAAGGGGTATGAGAAATATTTGGGAAAGTTCCTGCTGTACTTGGAAAACCACGCAGTGACGGAGTTAGCCCAAATAACGGCCGGTACGATCGTGGCCTACACCGACATGCTGTGCAGCGACACTCCAGCGACGCTTTATAATGCCCTCGGTGCTCTCCGAGTCTTTCTCCGGCATCTCCATGCACAGGGGCTGGTGGCACAGGATTGGTCGTCCACCATGCCAAACGTCCGGCGGCCGCCGGACGCGCATTTGCCCTCCACGTTTTCAACGGAGGAGATTGAGCACATTCTCGGCGCGGTCGATCGGGCCAATCCCACGGGCAAGCGGAACTATGCCATGCTGCTACTCGCTGCGCGACTTGGTCTTCGATCCGGGGACATTCGTCACCTGACCTTTGCCGACCTCCGCTGGGAGATCAACGTCATTGATCGCGTGATAGAGAAGACTGGAAAACGCGTCACCTTGCCTCTCTCCGAAGAAGTGGGTATGGCTATCATCGATTATGTTAAATATGGTCGGCCGACGACCGACAGCAATGTGGTTTTTCTCCGTCATATTCCGCCCATTCAACCCCTGACAGCCCCCACCTTATCCGGTATTGTCAAACAATATATGGCCCGCGGAGGGGTAGTACCCCAGTCTGGACATCGTTCGGGGCCGCATGCCATGCGGCATGCGCTGGCCAGCAGGTTGCTCGAGGACAACGTTCCGCTGCCGGTTATCGCCGAGGTTCTGGGGCATAGGCAAACCCGAACCACCGGAAGATACCTCAAAATCAGCGTCGAGCAGCTCCGCCGCTGTGCATTGCCGGTTCCCGTGTTCGACTGGAACGTGGATAAGGAGGTGTTCTGA
- a CDS encoding IS256 family transposase, whose protein sequence is MSTSIKKKSLPEQPVTVPWVDILQDAEDGLLALSIRVGLQVLQQMMAAEVEQLAGPKGRHDPQRQAVRHGTEVGSVFLGDRKISVPHPRVRAADGSEEIPLDTYHRFQDPTLATQAVLERMLYGLASRQQGHADAAFEAAMEQPGPSKSTVSRRFIQATQQALDRFLQRRLDDRTWVVVMIDGLRVADHLVVGALGIDADGHKRVLGLVEGATENHTVVMALLQDLITRGLTAAQGLLVVIDGAKALAKAVREVWGDQVLIQRCQIHKQRNVLDHLPKSAENRVRQRLRKAYQEPDADTAAQALEALAKELERDHPGAAGSLREGLAETLTVHRLGLPGLLRQTLANTNALESINSQFRTHAQNVKHWTNGQQVLRWMASASFFIEDTLTRIPGYREIPVLQTALKATCSKMPEQKTEQIG, encoded by the coding sequence GTGAGTACCAGTATAAAGAAAAAATCGCTTCCCGAACAGCCGGTGACGGTGCCGTGGGTGGACATCCTCCAGGATGCCGAAGACGGGTTATTGGCGCTGTCGATCCGGGTCGGATTGCAGGTTTTGCAACAGATGATGGCGGCCGAGGTGGAGCAGTTGGCAGGGCCTAAAGGCCGTCATGATCCGCAACGCCAAGCGGTCCGACACGGGACCGAAGTCGGCAGCGTCTTTTTGGGGGATCGCAAAATCTCCGTTCCGCACCCGCGGGTGCGGGCGGCTGATGGTTCGGAGGAAATTCCGTTAGACACCTACCATCGGTTTCAGGACCCGACGCTGGCGACACAAGCCGTACTGGAACGGATGCTGTATGGCTTAGCGAGCCGCCAACAGGGCCACGCTGATGCAGCCTTTGAAGCCGCGATGGAGCAGCCGGGCCCCAGCAAAAGCACGGTGAGCCGCCGCTTTATCCAAGCCACCCAACAGGCCCTCGACCGCTTCCTCCAGCGCCGATTGGATGACCGGACGTGGGTGGTGGTGATGATCGATGGTTTGCGTGTGGCCGATCATCTAGTGGTCGGCGCGTTAGGGATTGATGCCGACGGCCACAAACGCGTCTTGGGATTGGTCGAAGGGGCGACAGAAAACCACACCGTGGTCATGGCCTTATTGCAGGATCTCATCACCCGCGGCCTGACGGCCGCGCAGGGATTACTCGTGGTTATCGATGGCGCCAAGGCCTTAGCCAAAGCGGTGCGCGAGGTCTGGGGTGATCAAGTCCTCATCCAACGCTGCCAAATCCACAAGCAACGGAATGTACTCGATCACCTGCCGAAATCCGCAGAAAATCGGGTCCGCCAGCGCTTACGGAAGGCGTATCAAGAACCGGATGCGGACACAGCCGCACAGGCATTAGAAGCGCTCGCGAAAGAGCTGGAACGGGACCATCCCGGCGCCGCCGGAAGCCTTCGGGAAGGACTCGCCGAAACCTTAACTGTCCATCGATTAGGCCTTCCGGGCCTCTTGCGCCAAACGTTGGCGAACACCAATGCCCTGGAATCCATCAACAGTCAATTTCGGACCCATGCCCAGAATGTCAAACATTGGACCAATGGGCAACAAGTCTTACGGTGGATGGCGTCGGCAAGTTTTTTCATCGAAGACACGTTGACGCGGATCCCTGGCTACCGTGAGATTCCCGTGTTGCAAACGGCCTTAAAAGCCACGTGTTCCAAAATGCCGGAACAAAAAACCGAGCAAATCGGTTAA